The following is a genomic window from Limnochordia bacterium.
CACTTCCGATAGGAATGCCATACTAGGATTGTGGTCGTCGCTTTCCAGACGGGAAATGGCTGCTGTACTGTGCCTCTAGTTCGGCTAAAGCATCATATTCCTTCTTGGTTTCTGGATTACTCAATAATCTTCTGTTACTTGCTCATGATTCATGAAGCAGCGCCTCCAATAACCGTTTCCCTCTCGACTCGGCCAGTCATAGATCCATTTTTGGTATTCTGCTAGTTTTCCTCGTATGCCACGCAGCAAAACGAACCTACCGTTGACAAGGAAGAAGAATATGTGAAAGTAGTTTGATGCATATTTGCTCTGCAATTTTCACATGCCTGTGGTGCGGCACATCTCTGAAACATGGGGCATACCTAGATGCAAGCCGAATTCTTGAAGTAGATCTATTTCCCTGAGGGTTTTGGCCTGCTACTTAGGGAGCAAGGAGCGTTGGAGTTCTATAAAGGGCATTGATCATTTTCACCATAGTATTCCGCTTGGTGCCATAGGAAAGTCGATGCATTGATGCAGAAATGGGGACAGGTATGTTTACATGACAGTGATTAACCTTTATATTTACGGAGACAAGCCCGGTTCAGTTATCCTCGAAAATGTTGTATAGTGGTAGAAGCAAATAACACCAAGGTTCCACAGGAGGGTTACCATGCTGATTGATATCACGCTACCTCTTACGGGCGAATCCCCGGTCTATCCGGGGGACCAACCTTTCTCAAGGACAGTCACTAGCTCAATGGAAGATGGAGCTTCGAGCAACAACTCCGTAATCAAGATGGGTGTTCATTGCGGTACCCATATTGATGCTCCGCGTCACTTCATGTCTGAAGGGCGGACCATTGAGACGCTTTCCCCTGATCTGTTTATTGGCAAGTGTAAGGTGTTGGATCTAACCTTTGTAGAATCAATCATCGATGTCTCTGTGCTGCAATCCGTTGACCTTGGCGGATGTACTCGGTTGTTGTTGAAGACAAGTAATGCGCGTCTGTTGCAGCAAGGACGGTTTTGCACCGATTATGTGGCCTTGAGTAAGTGTGGTGCTCAGTACTTGGTGGAAAAGGGTGTAAAGCTAATTGGCATAGACTACTACTCCATCGCTCCTTTTACAGAACCAGAAGGGGTCCATCGACTAATCCTAGCCAACGATGATATGGCAATCCTTGAAGCAGTGGATCTTAGTACTGTTACACCGGGTGAGTATGAGTTGCTCTGCTTGCCTTTACTGATTCCGGGAGCGGATGCAGCACCAGTTCGTGCGTTCCTGCGAAGTGTTGGTTCATGTAGATGAGGTACTAAGCCTTCCATAGGGCCGTAATGGCTTGGTCATAGCCCTGTTTGGGTAAAAGGATTTAGGACTCACTGTGCCGAAATATTAGGCAGAAGACGGAGGATGTTCAGTGGAGCAGACTGACAATAGGCAGATTGCTGTTTATGAGAATATTGATCGGAATTTCAAGACTAGTACCTTGGATGCGGTTCTTTACAGTCTGGCGGTGGGGATGGTCAATCCTTTTTTGGGGGTGTACGTTCTTAGATTAGGTGCCTCCAATTTCTTGTTGGGTTTGGTGACCAGTTTGCCGGCGCTGGTAAATGCTCTTTTCTTCATTCCTGCTACTCAGTTGGTGAGGAATGAAACGACAAGGCTACCCATAGTGTTAAGGAGTTCAACCATCGGACGAACGTGTTACCTGCTTTTTGCCATTTTGGCGTTATTGCCGATACCACATCCAATTAAGGCAGTACTTTTTGTGTTGTTTCTTGCTGGGATGAATATACCAGGATCGGTGACGGGTTTGGCCTGGACGGAGATGTTCGGCAACATTTTTCCCGATGAGAAGCGGGCAGAGATCGTTGCATGGCGTAATATGTTTGCCGGAATCGCTACCATGGTGGGCACAATTGCTGCCGGATACTTCCTGGACCAGGTGCGTTTTCCATACAACTTTGCCAGTGCGTTCTTTATGGCATACTTAATGGCCATGGGTTCAGTGTATTTCCTAACCAAGACCATTGAGCCCAATGACGGATATGTACAGTCCAATGCGCCGTTCAAGATTCGCCCCTTATTTGGCGGAGAGTGTGGGCACCGTTTCAAGTACTTTTGCATGGCGGTGTTTGTGATGCAGGTAGGGGTCTTTATGACCGCCCCTGTGGGCACGGTATACTTGGTGGAGAAGCTATCCCTATCCAACGGGAACTTGGGTCTGCTTACCACCAGCGCCAGCTTAACCGCTATTTTTGGTTTTCTACTATGGGGGCGGGTGGCTGCAAATAAGGGTAACAGTTTTGTGCTAGTAGTATCCATGTTAGGCATAGGTGTGTTCTCCCTATTATTTACTTTATATGAGTCCTTGGCCTATCTGATTGGCTTGCATTTGTTTTTAGGAATCTTCAACGCAGGGTATGGGATTAGCGTGTTTAACCTGCTGCTAGAATATGCCGATCCCCAGTATAAGACTAACAGTATTGCATTTTACAATACCATTGTGAACCTGGCAGCCTTTACCGCTCCCTTCGTAGGGTCAGCGCTTCTTGGCCGCTTATCCTTCAATGAGATCTTTGTATTGGCGGGAGTAATCAGGTTGCTTGGTGTGGTCTTGCTATTTCGCACCGTGGAGCTTGGGAAGCTTCTAAGGAGGGATACCGTTGAAACTCATTATCACGGTAGTTAGAACCAGCGATGAAAA
Proteins encoded in this region:
- a CDS encoding MFS transporter — translated: MEQTDNRQIAVYENIDRNFKTSTLDAVLYSLAVGMVNPFLGVYVLRLGASNFLLGLVTSLPALVNALFFIPATQLVRNETTRLPIVLRSSTIGRTCYLLFAILALLPIPHPIKAVLFVLFLAGMNIPGSVTGLAWTEMFGNIFPDEKRAEIVAWRNMFAGIATMVGTIAAGYFLDQVRFPYNFASAFFMAYLMAMGSVYFLTKTIEPNDGYVQSNAPFKIRPLFGGECGHRFKYFCMAVFVMQVGVFMTAPVGTVYLVEKLSLSNGNLGLLTTSASLTAIFGFLLWGRVAANKGNSFVLVVSMLGIGVFSLLFTLYESLAYLIGLHLFLGIFNAGYGISVFNLLLEYADPQYKTNSIAFYNTIVNLAAFTAPFVGSALLGRLSFNEIFVLAGVIRLLGVVLLFRTVELGKLLRRDTVETHYHGS
- a CDS encoding cyclase family protein gives rise to the protein MLIDITLPLTGESPVYPGDQPFSRTVTSSMEDGASSNNSVIKMGVHCGTHIDAPRHFMSEGRTIETLSPDLFIGKCKVLDLTFVESIIDVSVLQSVDLGGCTRLLLKTSNARLLQQGRFCTDYVALSKCGAQYLVEKGVKLIGIDYYSIAPFTEPEGVHRLILANDDMAILEAVDLSTVTPGEYELLCLPLLIPGADAAPVRAFLRSVGSCR